A window of Prionailurus bengalensis isolate Pbe53 chromosome E1, Fcat_Pben_1.1_paternal_pri, whole genome shotgun sequence genomic DNA:
ctctgtgctgacagctcagagcctggagcctgcttccgattctgtgtctccctctctctctgcccctcccccactcatgctctgtctctctctgtctctcaaaaataaataaaagcaaaaaaaaaggggggggggacaaatGACAGGAAGATGTTTTTGTCAAGGGGTCAGagaagaccccctcccccccgggagAAGTGATCTTTTAAGGGGACCCCTGAATTAACTACACAGTGAGGTGACGAGGAACATGGGGGCAGAGGGAATGGTTATGTGTTTAGGCAGAATGGGTACCGGCCCTGGAGGAGAGACCTGAATGGCTGGCATAGCTGGGGTTGGTGCAGAGGCAACAGGCAGCAGGGGCAACAGATCTGCCAGGGCCTTGTCAGCCATACTTTGTCTCTCATTCGACAAATGTTTCTTGAGTGTCAAGTTTGTGTGCCAGGGCACTTTAAAAGGTGCTGGGATTACTGTAATGGACAAGCAGATAAGGTGTTAAGTGTCTTTTACTTGGGGAGAtagacaagaaacaaacaaacagtagaaacAAGATGGAGGAGGAGGCCTCACCAGCAAGGGTTGTTAGGGAAGGCCTGTCTGTGAGGTGACATTTAATCTGAAGCCTGAGGGTTAAGAAAACCAGCTATGTGTAGAGTTGAGGGATTGGCATCTGGGGCAGAAAGAACCAAGTACAAACGCCCTGTGGTAGGCATGtttgaagaacaaaagagaaCACTTGGCTGGATCATTGTGGGTGAGCGAAGGTGGGAGATGGGAAGCAGGGGCCAGGCCTTGTAGAGTCATGCAAGTTGCTAGTACAGAGGtcatgagatttctttttaaaagataacttttGTAGCCGTGTGCAGAATGGACGGAGGGGGCAGGAGTACAAGCAGGAAGACCAGTTTTAGGAAGGTCTTTGCAGAAGTTGGGCAATGGCGGTGGCCTTGAATAGGATGGGGATGACAGCAATGGCGAAAGGGTAGACAgatttgagagagacacaggaagTGGAATGGACAGGGCTAGGTGAGCAAATGAACATGGAGGTGAACGAGAGAGAAGGCTGACACCCTAGTTTCTAGATTGAATGACCAGATGGTTGGCGATCATTTTGGGTCTTGAGGTGAGGTGCCTGGCAGATATTCCAGAGGGCACACAGAAATCTACACAGATTTGCAGCTCGGAAGACTGGTCTCTGGAGATCCCACCTTTTGGATTGGTTACCTACGGGTGACAATTGGAGGTTCATAGGGTGACATGAACACCTAGGATAGAACGAGGAGGAACCAATGCCTGCAGAATAGACCAAGAAGTCAAGAGATGGACAGGTGTCCACCAGATGGGATGATGAACATGCTGGTCAATTGAGTCACCCCAGgggaggtgaggaaatggagaccaCAAAGGGCAGTGAGTTTTCTAGCAGTTTGACCAAGAACAGGAGAAGGGTGTGGGGCCAAGGGAGAGCTCTTGGATGAGGCCTAGGTCTCCAGCGTCGGTGGCTCCAGGAATCCAGCCAAGGCCTGTgcagggattctttttttttttttttttttttttttttttataacttttgaagtttatttattttgagagaaagtgtgaacaggggaggggcagaagacggggggagagaatcccaagcaggctccgtgctgtcagtgtggagccccacgcggggcttgatctcaccaaccatgagatcatgacctgagccaaaaccaagagtggggtacttaaccaaccgagccacccaggcaccccaggaaggcTATCTTCCTTAACTTCAGAGGAATCATCTAGGTTCAGCCTACTTCCTATCAGAGCCCTGGGTGGAGTTAGGAAAGTCATCTCTAACCCCGGGAGAGGCGGACGGCTCAAGGTGGGAGAGTTACCCCAACTCCCAATGATAAACCTTTGCATGGTTAGGGCGAATAGTCATAAAGTGACCCCttattagggttagggttcaccCTAGTCATGCAAAGCTGATCATCACCCCCAATTTCCCAAGGCAACGCACTCTGGGGGAAAATATTGTTACCTGTTCCCTCGAATTCTCCGAGTCCTTAGTGGTCTGACAACCCAAGGTGTacagacagaatcggaagctcaGGAACAACCCAGAACAATGTGAAGGTAGGTTGCCTGTGGAGCCTTCAGCAAGAGAAAGCTGGTTCTAGAGAGAAGCGCAAACAAGCCAGACTTCAAGTCTTTCCCATTGAACCTGTTGGGTCACCCCTACACCCTGCCCTTGATTCCAGTGACCAGACAGCAGTCAAacctttgttttttgctttattgtacaaaaagagggaaaacaaaacttCTACAGTTGGCCTTAAGCTTAGGCAGACACCTCTAAGAcattccctcccacctcccgTGGTACAAATTCAAGTTGTGGTTGTTGTTGAAACCTACAAAAACACtccttaaatattagaaaaaaaggggagagagtggggggggtcCTCTGACTCCAACCATCCCATCCCAGTGCCAAAATGCACTCAGAGTGACCTCTTACAGCaccaacaccccacccccacagccctgTTTGTACtgtaagaatttttccatttttaaaacaggaaaaaaagcgCGCCCCattcaaagttgtttttaaatgaaaacacattccACTAAAACACAACAGCGCAGGGGCATTCAAACAGGGAAGTGGGGTTCtttgcaggggctcctgggaagAAATAGAACCTATGAACCCCTGCGTCAGGGTCAGGACAAAGGAAGGGGAGTGAGAGCGGGGagtgtccctcccccccccccccaattccccCAACCCCAGCACCATGTCCAAGGCAAAGCAGATTGTCTGCCTTCCTTTGGGAGCGGGACCCACCTTTCCCATTCCACCTCCTGGGTAGAATCCCCACTCTTCCCCCATCACTTGACTTTCATTCAGGGGGAGAAGGCAGAAAAGCACAAAGCCCCAATTATAGGTCATTGACATGAttataaggagagaaaaaaaaaaggcgccaaaatttaatcaaaaattaaaaaatttaaatccacagAGACCAGGTGGCTCGGCTTACTAAGGTTCTAGGAATCAGGGTACCCCAAATTTTGAGATGGCCAGGAAGGGTTAAAGGGACAGCCGCAAAAGCAGCCTTTGCAGACCCCTTCCCCAGCTGGGGgtttggaggggtggggaagggagcagaCCTGAGAAATCAtagggaatgggggtggggagctggaagagagagggacagggaggagggatgTGTGTTAAGAGCTTGAAGCCCAATTTCTGAGCCTCAGGTGGCCAGGCAACCTCTCAGATGAACTGGAAAGGCCTTTCCCACCAAGTAGAAGCTCTCAGGCCCACCCaatctgtccctctccccagtgcCCTGCTGGAGACCAGCAGCAGCTCAGAGCCCTGTAGCCCTGGCAGAGGGAAGCAGGTACAGGAAGCATCAGAGTGGCTTCAGtaacccccctccccaaattgaATCAGAGATTAGGCAAagcagaggatgtggagaaaggggctGACCCAGCCTGTTCCCACCAGGATCAACGTCTCCCTGGGCCTCACCAACCCATTCAACCAGATTCACAGACTGAAGCGggctcccccttctctcttccacacacacactcacacacacacgtgccttTGCACACATCCACAGGTGCACCCATGCTATGTACaggcgacacacacacacacacacacacacacacacacacacacgcacacacttttCCATTCGTGCCAAGACCGTTTTAAAAAAGTCCCAAACCTACCCCCCTAAACCCACCCTCTCCCAGAAATGACAACAGAGACGGCAGCCGAGATCGGTAGGAAACGTctcgttgacagctcagagcttaaaaaaaaaaatatatacacatatataaaaaacacttctgccccctccccccatgagtGGGTCCAGGCAGCTCCTtcctgcagagggcaggggagagggctaTGGGGCAGTGCCTGTTTGCTCTTAggcacccaccctcctctccccacctgttCCCTGCCTCCAGTTCCAATGTAGGGGTCCAGTCGGCAAGCCCCTCTGGGAAGGGAGGGGTCTTCCCCAAGCTTCCACCCTCCCATGGGTTGGGCTGCAGGTGTAGAGGGCCTCACCGAACTCTTtgggaccccccaccccactcccaggtCCATTGTCCGTGACGGAGCCACAAGTGCAGAAGAGGGGTGGGCCGGCCCGGTCCagtggtggctcagtctgatggTTGCGTTCCCTGGAGGGCCCCCCAGGGCTGATGTCTCTGAGGCAGCAGAGTCCTGGCCTGGGCtcctccggcccctcccccaccgtattttgtttaaaaaaaaaaaaaaaaagaaaagaaaaagaaaaagaaaaagaaagtgggggaggcCAGGGGGCAGGGGATAGAACATGGGGGAGAAACAAAGGTGGTTGGTTGGGGAGGGGAGCCCCGGGTGGGGCTGGGCCTCAGTTGGAGTCAGAGTCCGAGGAGTCTCCCGACGAGGAGGAACTGGAGCTGCTGCCCTCAGACTCGTTGTCCTCGTCCTCGTCGTCATCCTCGTCGTCGTCCTCGTCCTCATCATCCTCCTCGTTCTGGGGGGCAAGGGGCGGGCAGTCAGCGGGTGGAGTTCGTGGCAAGGTCCGCCCGACCCTCCCACCATGCCCGGCCGCCTCGCCTCGTCTCCGTCCTCGCTCTCATCCTCGCTGCTGGACTCGGAGGAGTCCCCGCCGTCCTCAGAGGAGTCCCCgttctcatcctcctcctcctcttcatcctcgTCCTCGTCGTCCTcatcctcgtcctcgtcctcctcagactcctgggagggaaggaggtgcgTCAGTGGTCTCCGCCCCGGCACTCGGGGCACCGCAGACCCCTTCCTGGCCTTCCTCCGGCCGGGCGGAGCTCCTTACCGACTTGGACTGCAAGGCGGTCCGGCTGGACTTGGGGTTCGGGCCTCGCAGCTTGGTCATGCTCTTACGTTTCTGTAGGAAAGGCCAGAGACAGACAAAGGGAGCCGCCGTGAGTTCCACACAACGACTCCCCAAACCCTCCCTTTCCCCGGCGCCGCCCTGCTCCCCGACTCACATTGGAGATGTACTCTTTATATGCTGCACGGTCCTGGGGAGACAGACtctgggggagacagaggaggagggaaaggttggaacacgccccccccccccccccgcccccctgaaCTTCTGCTGACCAAGCGTGTTGACCAAGAGCCAGGCAGTGGGCTAAGCATTGACATGCCATCGTCCCATCTTtacccctgcttccctccccataCCTTGGGCCTCCgcagagagccccccccccccccccccccaggatctGAGAACACAGCTCCCATACGACTGCTTAAGATGCCCCGAATCCTTTTCTAAGCTACCTTCTCCTAGGGCTGTTGGTTTTCCTGTCCCTCCTGTTGTTTTACCCGAGTGCAGGCTCGAGTTAGGGCCTTCCTCAGCTCAGAgaagcctcccccccacccccgccaatgGCTAACATAGCCTGGCATCATCATTCCCACCCAACAGGCCTGGAGCCACAGATGAGGCAGTCTGGGGCTCCCCAAACTTCTGCCCACCTAAACCCTGCTAACCTAAACCTATTTCCCAGGGTCCCTGGCGAACCTGCCCGGATGGCTGGGTAGGGACACAGGGGACTCTCCCGTTACAGATCTGACCACTCGACCAAGGGACAGAAGGGGCGCTCAGAGGCTGGGGGCCAAACCAGAGTCTGGGAGAGGTCCTCTGGTCCTGGATGGAAGTAGGAAAAGACAATCTGATTTGGACTATTCTGCCTACTAGCTGTAGGACCTTGGGTAAcctacctaacctctctgagccctggtTTCTCTTCCTTAATAGCAACTGTCGGGACTTCAATAGCAACTACAGGGCCGCTAGGACGCTGACCGCAATCATGAATGCGGGCCAGCTAGAGGAGGCCTCCTTCTTCCCAGGGTCCAAGCCCGCTCACCTTGACCCAGAGGTCCAGGTGTACTTTGTACTGCTTCTGCTGCTCCTCTGCCAACTTTTTGTAGTGCTCCTTCTGGCTCTGGGAGATGCGCTGCCAGCGGCTGCCAATCTCGACCATGCGCTCCTTCAGCGGCAGGTGGTTCAGCTCCCCGTTGGACAGCAGCTCCTGGGAGAACTTCTGGTAACCGTTCCTAGGAGGTGGGGTGGTGCAGGCGGGGTTAGAGACCCTGGCCCAGCAGCCCTTCAGCCGTGACCTTCCCCAGCGCCAGGGTGGGTTCCGGACACGGGACTCACATGGGAGGCTTCTTGGGTTCTCCTTGGAACTTCATCTTTTTGGATGAGTTCGCGGCAGCTGGGGGCGCCCGCATCTCGCTCAGCTCTCTCTGCGGGGACGCCCAGAAAGGTCACACTcgctccaccccccctcccacccggAAACATTCCTACCTCCTGCCCCGTGCCATCAGTGCCTGAGCCGGCTCTCCCTTTACGTcccgggggaggaggagaaaccGAGGCAGAGCCAGGGAGCCACTTCCCAACAGCTCACACCTGGGTCAGGCGCCGTTGCTCGAAAGTGCAGGCACAACTGCACCCACGCGACCGGCATCACTGTCCCCACTTTACTGATGTGTGACCGAGGCTCAGAAAAGGAAGTTGGGAGATTTGCTCGGGGTCACACAACCGAGGCTGGGCCTTCTGGGTCCACGGCCCACCCAGGGAGGAAAGCTGCCCACCCAAAAGGATGCTCCCACCAGTGCAGTGGAGGGAGGCGGCCCCAGCTCCACCCCGCCCACTGGGCCCAGCGGCAGAACCCTTCCCACCTCGTATCGCTTTTGGTCTTCGGCTGCCTTCTTAATCCACAtcagtttctccttcttctccatgTTGTTCCAGGTCATCTCCATGGCTTTCAAGGCCTTTACCCGGTCATTCTGGAGACAAACAGGGGTGTCAGCTATGGCAAGGGTCCCCTGGGGCCAGAGGTGGCCTGTGTAGGCAGCTTGCTGAGCAACCCCTTTCCAGCTCCCTGCCACCTTGAAGCGGGCCAGGTAGTCGCCGATGACGCTCTGTTGCCAGATCTCCTCGGCTCTCTTGGGCGACTCAGGCAGCTTGCCCCGTTCCTCGCGGTCCCCGCCTGGCTTCCTCTCCGACTGGGCCTTCAGCGCAGCCTCCCGGGCCTTGTACTTGGCCTGCGGAGGGATGACAGTGGCGTCAGCCTTCCGGCCGCCCCAAGGGGGCGCGCGTTCCTCAGCCAGCAGTTgaagtctccccccccccccccccaccccctctgcaaGGGCGGGCAGcgcagagcagaggcagaggcgTGGGCTGGTGCAGATGTCTCCAGCCTGGGGCTCAGCCCGCCAACCGGCTCTGCTCCCCAGGGAGCCAGAGCCCTCAGCTGACAGCTTCCCGCCTTCCGGCCTGCGGAGCTCCCAGCCTGGCTCACTCAGCTCACTCACTCGCTCTGAGCTCAGGCACACGTGTGGCTCACACAGGCCAAGGGTGAGGAAGTGAAGCTAGCCCCTGGGGGAGAAGCGGCCTGGTCTCGGCCCGGCAGCCCCTCTGGCCTAGGGAGCCTGACCTTCTTCTTTTCCGACAAGTCGTTCCACATGCGGGCCAGAAGCCGGGTCAGCTCGCTCTCCGAGAGCTCAGGCCGTTCCTCTTGCAGCTGCCGCCGCTTTTCTTCAGAGAAGATGAACATGGCCGAGACCGGCCGCTtgggcttctctgagcctccctaCAGGTGAACGAAGAGGGCCGGGTTCCCTGGGGTGTTGGTGGGGAGCCTCATCTTCCCCCCTCCGCCCCagttctgccccctgcccaccttgCCCCCTTCCTGGGAGGGCTTCTTGGAGGCTGGGCTGGTGGCCTGCTTCTTGTTGATGCTTAACATCTTCTCCTCCCCCAGGACCCGCTGCTGTTCCTCCTCAGGAAGGCTCTGGTCCAGAGACAAGAGGTGGCATGGGGCTGTGCACGTGGCTCCCAGCCTGCTCCCAGGTTGTCCAAAGGGACCTGTTCCATCCCAATGCCTGTCTGCCCAATGCCCCGCCTATAACAACGCTCACCTCTAGAAAACGGAGCAGCTCCACTTcgtaatctttctttttctggggaaggaagggggagtcAGGGTGAGGCCCTCCAGTTCTCAAGGGACAGTAGTCCTCTGCAAAATGTCCAGAACCCGGACAGGACCTCATTTTCCCCTATAGGTGGTAGACATCAGCCCAGACACCACCGAGTCTGTAGCAGGCGCCCAAGATCCGTTTGGTCGATCCCTGACTGACCCCTAGCTGGGGCCAGATGTCATGCTTCAGGTTTCTGAGGCCAGGCCCAAGGGTCTCCAGAAGTTCCTCAGCATAGCTCACCTGGTCACACTTCTTGTGATAGGcatccttctccttctgggaGAGCAGCTTCCACTGCTGGCTGCATAACACCATTCGCTCAGTGCTGGGCACGTCCTTCATGTTGGCCATCAGCTCCGCGCAGTACAGCGAGTAGCTGTTCCTATCAGAACCAGCAGGAAAGGAAGAGCATCTCCCTGAGCGACCGGGGCGGCTCAAGGCGACAGGTTTCCTCAACTTCGGACGCTGGCCAATGTTGCTGGCCCAGCTCCCTAGATGCCCGCTTGCCCActcgcccaccccaccccagggcagCGCTCACGGAGGTGGCTTGGTGGGTCGCCCGTCAAACTTGTCCTTGAGCTGGCGTTCGGCCTTGGTGAGGGTGGACTTGGTGATGCCCTCCTCGCTGATGTTCAGCTCGGGGTGCTTCTGGATATAGTCACGCATAATCTCCTGCAGAGTGAGGTGGGGGGACGGAGGGCAACGGGGTGTGGGGTTAgccggggccggggaggggggagagccgctggggaggggaggcagggagcaaaGCTGGGGGGGTGGCCGTGTGTCTGCTATGTCACACGAGACGtggtgccctgccctgccctagCCTGAGATCTcatggaggggcggggggcggggaaggtaggggcagaggtgaggggccCAGAAGGCCCCTCCCTCAATGGAGGGACAGGGAGTGACCGCCTCCCGCAGAGTGCGGAGGTCACAGAGACGGAGGGCAGAGGCTCTTGAAGAGCCGGATGGGGAGGAGCGCAGCGGAAGCCTAACCTCGTACTCCTTCCGCTGCTCCAGGGCCTTATGAATCCATTTCAGCCTCTTTTTGTCCGAGAGCTGAGACCACTGCTTCCCCAGGGAGTCCTTCACCTCCTTCGTAGTGGCCTGCAAACCAAAAGCCGTCAGACACACACAGGcagccaggggcagggagaggggagggggaggggggcacagaggcCCCCGCCCCCTCAGGCCACAGGAGGTCACACGAGTGTCCCCCACAGGCCaggaggggaaggtggagagGCGGGGGTCCCGCCTGGGTGCAAGGGGACAGgctcacacacgcacgcacgcacacgctcGCACGCCAGCTGGCCCAGGCCCTGTCCATGCAGCCCACCCCTGGGGAGGGgcctcctctcctgctcccctgcACCGTGCCCAGCCGACCTGGCGCGGCTCCCCCCTTGCCGCCACCGTGcgccctccatccccaccccctggccGGACACTCACATCTGGCCGCACTTTGAGATACACCTTCTTCTCATGGGTGTACCACAGCTGCTGGGGGGTTTTGGGCTTCTCGGGGATGTCCGACTTCTTGGCATTCTGGATTAGGTCAGGGTGATCCTCCCTAGCCAGGGCACGGGGAGCAACAATCAGCGGGTGCGGGGGGAATCCTGCCCGGGAGACCCCGTCTAGCTGCCCCACCCACCAAGGCTCCTAGGCCTATCAATCGGGGCCTCTTGGGACAGCAGCCGCCTGCCTGTCCCTGCCCTTGAGCATGACCCACTAGGGTCTACACATGACCCATCCATCTTCCATGCCTCACAAATGGCAAACTCGAGGCTCTGGTCAGTGTCACCCTATCCTGCCACACCCAATGCCCTGTGGCCCTCCTCTGGGCTCCACTGCCTTACCTGAACCGGGCCAGGTTTCGCTCGAactcctgtttttctctctggaagtCCTGAATATATTTcatctgggggaggaggggacgggGTCATCCAGGACCCAAAGCCTGAGCTATAAAAACCACCGAGTCCTCCTTGCTAGCTATTCTGCCTCCCAGTGGTGACGTGGACAGAGGGTGGCATGAGCTTGCAGGAGACGGTGGCCTGCCTTCCAGTGGGCTGGGGAGACTCAACCGTAGCCAGTCACAGTGAGCAGTGACCGGGCTGGGACTCCCCCTGACCCTACCTCCCCACCTTTCCCCAGCACCGCAAAACTCTCCATGAtgaggagctgggggggggggggggtgtaggcCTCCTCCGGATCATTCCCTCCTCCAATGATCCTCCAATGTCTGTGGCAGCTGATAATGGTTTGCTGCCTCAGGGGTGGCccacagggccagggccaggctggACCCCGTTTTCGAGGGCTGAGGGGAGATGGTGTTGAAGGAACCTAGAGTGAATTCTTGCAATGTAAATGACATTCTGATAGATCGGTCTCTTGAATTTGGGTTTTCTTCCCAAGCCACTACATCCAGTTCCCATTCCTAACCCCCTCCCATCACCTTCTTCCCTGCCTCCAATCCCTTCTTCCAGGCTCCTTCCTCAAACTTCCTTTCCAATCcgttctttcctttcctcatctgCCTCCTGTCCTGGCTCCCACTCGGTGTCcagctctcctttctcccccattCACAAAGTCAGCCTTAGAAGGGACCGGGGGCTCATGACAACCGAGCCTAACCCCTGCCTCTCACGGAAGAGGCACGAGGCACGGGAAGGGACAGCTTCACTTTCCCCTGTGGTTCCTGCAGAAGACAGGGAGCAGCGCCCAGCCTACCCTGCCCCAATTTTGGCCCTCCTCACACAACTCAGCAGCCTTCAGAACAGGAAGGCACCGTACGGATCGGGCTTACTCTCTGCACCTCAGATAAAGACCATGTCCAGAGAAACGAAGTAACTTACCAAAGGTCACATACAGAGCAATTCAGTGGTAGTCAGGAGACCAGGCCCCAGTCTTGCGTCCCCCAGGCCAGCACCCTGTCCACCCTACCATGTAGCTTCTTGTCCTTCCCTGGTCCTTggaccctctgcctctccctcccatcccgTGTGTGTCTGGGCATCGTGTGGGCAGCCAGCTCTGCAACCTCCCCATCAGAGGGGTCAAGGAGAACTCCGCCAGTTCCTACTCCTGCTTGGCCTGGGCAGCCGGTTTCCCCCAGCCAAGCTGGCTCCTTTTTGGGCACAGAACCAAGGGCACGTGAGCCTGCAGCCAGAGTACACAGACCAGAAGAGGGCTGCGCGTGGTGTGCCGGCTGGGTTATGGCTTTGTTTCCTCTTCCGGCAAACGTGCCCTCTTgcctctcccgctgcccctccccgactcctcTCCCTGGCTCCACCCTGAGAGTCCAGCACCAGcggtgtctgtctctctccccaccccaactccctCGGGCCCTGCTACAGGCTCCTCCACTGCTTTGCTGCCAGCTTCTGTGAGGGTCCACCTGACCTCACTGCGCTCGTGTCCACCCCTGCCCTGGGCGACTCGGGTAACCTCCGCCCAAGGTTAAGGATCTCCGATGGCCCGGGATAGCACAAGGCCCCAAAGGACAAGGTATGTCCTTGGGCGAACATGCGTATGGAGGAAGGAAGCCCACCTAATAATGTACGGATGGACACGGCAGTGAGAAGAACACCGGACCCAAGTCCTGCTCTGCTGTCACTAGTTGTGGGACCCGGGACACGAGTCccacctgagcctcagttccttgcccACAGGATCGGAATAACCCCTCCTCCGGGGGGTTACCCTTCCAAGGATACCGCACACATCAAATGAGACCACACTGGGAAACGTCAGAGGGTGGACCTGCTGTGCCAGCCTCAGAGCGAGGACGCGTGCACAGGGGCAGAGCCGAGTGAGAGAACGCTGTGAATGGTCCGGGGGGCAAAACGTTGGTCTGAGCGCCTGCTTCAGTTTGGATTACACCTTCGACAATGCCCGTGCCTGACGGCGTGTGGGACGGGGAGATCAAGTGTGGCTGCCCAAGACCCTACACTCTGCTACGCTGACCCACCCGTATCCCTGACGCCGAGTCCCTCTGTCTGAGCCTCCCCCCGACGGCTGACCTACACCACACCAgctgctccctgcctctcccttcctcccgccaaagcccccctccccccaccttcttcTTCTCCGGCAGCTCCTTGTATTTCTTGGACAAAATCTTGGTCAGGTCCAGGTTGCTCATCTCAGGGTGGAGTTTCGCATACTTGGCCCGCTTCTCCATGAAGAAGCGGAAATAAGGGGTCAGGGGCTTCTTTGGGAAGTCCGGGTGTTTCTGGAAGGAGGGTCAAGGACACGGTGAAGGTCAGACAGCATCCGTTCTTTGGACCATTCCTCTCCTACATGCCACGCTCCTCCTCTTGGAAACTCACCTTGAGTTTTTTGCCTTTGTAAGGATTTTTAACGTGTTCCTGAGCATCAAGGATCAATTCTGTCAACGTACGGAACTTCCTCacctggaggaagaagggaagtgaGTGCAAGAGGACGTTCAGGACAGGGAAACACCACCCCAGAGCCTACCGCCTTTTCCAGCGGGTCTCCTCTATTTTCTACTAGGCTGAATTTATCACGGGAGGAGCAGAGGCCAACAGCCACACAACTCAGACAGCCCCTGACACCCCAGGCAGGCACCCAGGCGCTGGCCCATGCCTACTGCAGAGGACCAGGCAGTCCGTATACACCAAAGGACAGCAACAAGGTGACCACCTGACCTCGATGCGGTTGTCCATGCCAGCACCTCATTCAATCCCCAGAACAGCTCAGGTGACAGAAGCTCCAAGACGGTAAGtattcaaggccacacagctagaaagtggcagaactGAGAACTCTAGGCCAGTGCTGTCAACCATGCCACCTCCCAAACGCACAAGGGCGACCACATGAGCACCTCGCCtggtctctttccttcctgtttacagacttctgtttcctctcccccaccaggAAGGTTGAGGCAGAGTTCGTGTAGCTGTgtcaggaagggggggggggggggagatcagTTACCTCATTAGAAATCTCCACCCATTTGAGCTTGCACATATCTCCAGAAAAGTCTTTAAATGCTACTTTTTCCCAGTCCATATGTGACTCGGTGGTTTTGAACTTGGAGCTGTCGTTGGATGGAAGGTTGTTCTTCATGCATTCCAGCAAAGTCAGCATGTCTTCCTGAGACCAGCggtctggggaggggaaagaaaggcagTCATGCCCAGCTCCATCCTTTCCCCTCATCTCTTCCCTAGTCCTTCTTTCCCAGAGAACCCCACAT
This region includes:
- the UBTF gene encoding nucleolar transcription factor 1 isoform X2 translates to MNGEADCPTDLEMAAPKGQDRWSQEDMLTLLECMKNNLPSNDSSKFKTTESHMDWEKVAFKDFSGDMCKLKWVEISNEVRKFRTLTELILDAQEHVKNPYKGKKLKKHPDFPKKPLTPYFRFFMEKRAKYAKLHPEMSNLDLTKILSKKYKELPEKKKMKYIQDFQREKQEFERNLARFREDHPDLIQNAKKSDIPEKPKTPQQLWYTHEKKVYLKVRPDEIMRDYIQKHPELNISEEGITKSTLTKAERQLKDKFDGRPTKPPPNSYSLYCAELMANMKDVPSTERMVLCSQQWKLLSQKEKDAYHKKCDQKKKDYEVELLRFLESLPEEEQQRVLGEEKMLSINKKQATSPASKKPSQEGGKGGSEKPKRPVSAMFIFSEEKRRQLQEERPELSESELTRLLARMWNDLSEKKKAKYKAREAALKAQSERKPGGDREERGKLPESPKRAEEIWQQSVIGDYLARFKNDRVKALKAMEMTWNNMEKKEKLMWIKKAAEDQKRYERELSEMRAPPAAANSSKKMKFQGEPKKPPMNGYQKFSQELLSNGELNHLPLKERMVEIGSRWQRISQSQKEHYKKLAEEQQKQYKVHLDLWVKSLSPQDRAAYKEYISNKRKSMTKLRGPNPKSSRTALQSKSESEEDEDEDEDDEDEDEEEEEDENGDSSEDGGDSSESSSEDESEDGDENEEDDEDEDDDEDDDEDEDNESEGSSSSSSSSGDSSDSDSN
- the UBTF gene encoding nucleolar transcription factor 1 isoform X1; the encoded protein is MNGEADCPTDLEMAAPKGQDRWSQEDMLTLLECMKNNLPSNDSSKFKTTESHMDWEKVAFKDFSGDMCKLKWVEISNEVRKFRTLTELILDAQEHVKNPYKGKKLKKHPDFPKKPLTPYFRFFMEKRAKYAKLHPEMSNLDLTKILSKKYKELPEKKKMKYIQDFQREKQEFERNLARFREDHPDLIQNAKKSDIPEKPKTPQQLWYTHEKKVYLKVRPDATTKEVKDSLGKQWSQLSDKKRLKWIHKALEQRKEYEEIMRDYIQKHPELNISEEGITKSTLTKAERQLKDKFDGRPTKPPPNSYSLYCAELMANMKDVPSTERMVLCSQQWKLLSQKEKDAYHKKCDQKKKDYEVELLRFLESLPEEEQQRVLGEEKMLSINKKQATSPASKKPSQEGGKGGSEKPKRPVSAMFIFSEEKRRQLQEERPELSESELTRLLARMWNDLSEKKKAKYKAREAALKAQSERKPGGDREERGKLPESPKRAEEIWQQSVIGDYLARFKNDRVKALKAMEMTWNNMEKKEKLMWIKKAAEDQKRYERELSEMRAPPAAANSSKKMKFQGEPKKPPMNGYQKFSQELLSNGELNHLPLKERMVEIGSRWQRISQSQKEHYKKLAEEQQKQYKVHLDLWVKSLSPQDRAAYKEYISNKRKSMTKLRGPNPKSSRTALQSKSESEEDEDEDEDDEDEDEEEEEDENGDSSEDGGDSSESSSEDESEDGDENEEDDEDEDDDEDDDEDEDNESEGSSSSSSSSGDSSDSDSN